CGATCAACCGGCGCACCGCGGCCCTCGTCCTGCTCCTGGCGCTCCTCGTGCTGGCGGGGATCGGGTTGCTGATCCACGCGCATCGGAACGTCCCGACCGTGCCGGGTGAACCCTCCGCCGGCGGCGCGGTGTTCACCCAGGACCTGCTGGCCACCACCCTGCCCAACTCCACGGCGACGGTTGCCGTGCTCCGGCTTCCCCCGCTGGCGATGCAGGCGGGCGACGCGCAGTACCTCGTGGCGCAGATGGGCGGCCGGAGCAACATCGTCCGCACGCCGATGATGGGCACCCGGATGATCTGTCTCGGGAAGGGTGGCGGCGGCGGCTCGGTGTGGACGGTGCAGAACCACCTGGGACAGGCGTACGGCGTCAACACCGAACGGCTGCGGTGGCTGTGGAAGGCGCCGAACTCCACCAGCTACACCTGCACGATGTACGGGGTGGCCACCACGATCGTCCAGCCGGACATCGCCCGGCTGGACATCGACCAGCGGACGACGATCCTGTCCGCGACGCCGGTCGGGCGCACCTCCACCCAGTGGTTCATGGACAGCGACAGCTGCGTCGGTGCCGTACCCGATCCCGAGGTGCCGCAGTGTGCCGTCGCCCGGAACTCCGTCACTGTCCTGCAACGCGAGGTTGACACCGACAGGGCGACGTCGGCGAGCGTGCTGACCGACGTCCAGCTGTCGCGTGAGTACGGCGCCTACCCGGGCGGCCCGTCGACCGTCGACGTCACCGCGCAGGCGACGGCGCTGGACTCGAGTGGGCAGCCGTGCGCCGCCACCAGGAGCACCACCGACCGCAAGGTGATCACCAACGACCTGCACCACCTGAAGGCGAACGTCACCGTCACCGGCGTGCCGGTGAACCAGACCGCGAGCTGCGGGGGCTCACTGCGGGTCTCGGCCGTGGTGAATTACGTCTCGGGCAACCCGGTGACCATCGACGGGCCGAGATACTCGAACGCGATGGTGTTGTTCAACCGATGAGGCGAAGCGCGAACGCGCCGGGCGGGTTCGCCCGGCGCGTTCGCGGCACTCGTCAGTTCAGGCGTACCCGCGGGTCGAGGACGGCGTAGGCGATGTCGACCAGCAGGTTGGCGACGATGACCGCCACCGAGGCGAAGATGACGATGCCGATGATCACCGGCAGGTCCTGCTGGTTGATCGCGTCGATCGCCGTCTTGCCCAGGCCGTCGATGCTGAACACCGTCTCGGTGACCACCACACCGCCGACCAGCTGGCCGAGGTCGATGCCGAACTGCGTCACCACCGGGGTGAGCGCGCTGCGCAGGCCGTGCCGGTAGACGACCCGGCGTTCGGAGATTCCCTTGGACCGCGCGGTACGGATGTAGTCCTCACCGAGCACGTCCAGCATCGACCCACGGGTCAGCCGGGTGTAGGTCGCGGCGAGGACCAGTGCCAGGGTGAGCCAGGGGAGCACCAGGTGGCGCGCCCATTCCAGTGGGTTCTCCGTGATCGGTACGTAGCCGCCCGCCGGGAAGACCGGGTAACCCTTCAGAGTCAGCTGGAAGTACAGGAAGTACAGCAACAGCAGACCGAGCAGGAACGTCGGCATGGAGTAGAAGAACAACGCGAACCCGGTCATGCCCCGGTCTGCGATCGAGCGCGGCCGGACCGCCGCGACGACGCCGTTGAACACCCCGAGCAGCATCCAGATCACCGCCGCACCGAGGGCCAGGCCGATGGTGGCCGGCAGCGCGCCGCCGATGATCTGGGTCACCGGCACCTGGTGGTAGTAGTCGTAGCCGAGGTTGCCGTGCAGCCCGTTCCACACGAAGTCGAGGTACTGCTTCCAGACCGGCTGGTCCAGACCCAGCCGCTCCTCGATGAGCTTCACGGTCTGCGGTGTTGCCTGCCTACCGGCCAGGGTGCGGGCGACGTTGTTGGGCGCCACGAAGAAGATCGCGAACACGCCGACGGTGATGAGGAACAGCACCAGCACGCCGTGCAGGATCCGCTTGAGGAGGAATCGGGCCATCGTCACTCACCCTTTGCGTTCTGCTCGTTGGTGACGAGGAGTCGGTCCGAGCTCGGATCGAAGGCGTCGCGCACGCCGTCGCCGAGAAGGTTGAACGCCAGCGTGGTGGCCAGCAGGGCGAGCCCGGGGAACATGATGAACCACCACGCGACCTGGTAGTACGCGATCGACTCGTTCAGCATGCCGCCCCACGTCGGCGTGGGCTCGGGCACGCCCATACCGAGGAACGACAGCGTGGCCTCCACCACGATCACCGTCGGGATGAGCAGCGTGGTGTAGACGATCACCGGCGCCAGGATGTTCGGGAGCACGTCCACGAACATGATCCGGCTGTCGCTGGCACCGAGGGAGCGGGCCGCCTCGACGAACTCGCGTTCTCGTATCGACAGCACCTGGCCGCGCACGATCCGGGCCACCGAGGCCCAGCTGAACGCGCTGATCGCGATGATGACGACCTTCAGGCTCGGGCCGGTGATGGACACCAGCGCCAGGGCGAACAGCATGAAGGGGAAGGACAGCACCACGTCGACCAGCCGGGCGAGGAGGGTGTCGACGACGCCGCCGAAGTAGCCGGCCGCGAGCCCCACCACCACGCCGATGGCCACGGTGATGCCGGTCGCGACGACGCCGACCAGCAAGGAGATCCGGGCGCCGTAGGCGATCCGGACCAGGATGTCGCGGCCGAGGTCGTCGGTGCCGAGCCAGAACTCGCTACTCGGCCCCTTGGGCATGCCGTCCGGCGTCAGGCCGTTGGTGCGGTACTGCGTGTTGACACCGTGACCGGTGATCGCCGCCACCAGCGGTGCGAAGATCGCGATCGCGACGATCAGCACGATGACCACGAAGCAGATCAGCGCCACCCGGTCGCGGCGCAGGCGCTCCCAGGCCAGTCGCCAGGGGCTGCGGCCCTCGATCGAGGCCTTGGGCTGCTCGGCCTGCAGCTCGTACGGGGATTCGGTGGTGCTCACGACTGGTCTCCGTTCACCAGTTCGGGGGCGAACTCGGTGCGTTCCGCGGCGATCGTCGGCCGGGCCTCGACGAGGCTCTCGCCGATCTGCACCGGGAAGTGGCAGGCCGCGAGGTGGTCCGGACCGTCGTCGAGCCGGGTGATCAGCGGCGGCACCTCGCCGGCGCACGTGTCGGCGGCCTTCGGGCAGCGCGGGTGGAACCGGCAACCGGACGGCGGGTTGAGCGGCGAGGGCACGTCGCCGCGCAGGATGATCCGCTCCCGCCGGTCGGCGAGGTCCGGGTCGGCCAGCGGAACCGCCGACAGCAACGCGTTGGTGTAGGGGTGGCGCGGCGCCGCGTGCAGGTTGTCCGCGTCGGCGACCTCGATCACCTTGCCGAGGTACATCACCGCGATCCGGTCACTGACGTGGCGTACCACCGACAGGTCGTGGGCGATGAAGACGTAGGTCAGGTTGAACTCCTGCTGCAGGTCGGCCAGCAGGTTGATGATCTGCGCCTGGATCGACACGTCCAGCGCGGAGACCGGCTCGTCGCACACGATCAGCTTCGGCCGCATCGCCAGCGCGCGGGCCACGCCGATGCGCTGGCGTTGGCCGCCGGAGAACTCCGCGGGGAAGCGGTTGTAGTGCTCGGGGTTGAGGCCGACGAGCTCCATCAGCTCCTGGACCTTGCGCTTGCGCTCGGGTCCGTCGCCGACGCCGTGGATGGAGAACGGGTCGCCGATGATCGAGCCGACCCGGCGGCGGGGGTTCAGCGAGCCGTACGGGTCCTGGAAGATCATCTGGATCTCCCGGCGCATCGGCCGCAGCTCCCGGCGCGACAGGGAGGTGATGTCGGTTCCGTCGAAGGTGATCCGGCCCGACGTCACGTCGTACAGCCGGGTCATGCACCGCGCGAGGGTCGACTTGCCGCAGCCGGTCTCACCCACCAGGCCGAGCGTTTCACCGGCTCGCACCTGCAGGTCGACGCCGTCGACTGCCTGCACGTGTTCCTTGCCGCGCCGGA
This Actinopolymorpha cephalotaxi DNA region includes the following protein-coding sequences:
- a CDS encoding ABC transporter permease encodes the protein MARFLLKRILHGVLVLFLITVGVFAIFFVAPNNVARTLAGRQATPQTVKLIEERLGLDQPVWKQYLDFVWNGLHGNLGYDYYHQVPVTQIIGGALPATIGLALGAAVIWMLLGVFNGVVAAVRPRSIADRGMTGFALFFYSMPTFLLGLLLLYFLYFQLTLKGYPVFPAGGYVPITENPLEWARHLVLPWLTLALVLAATYTRLTRGSMLDVLGEDYIRTARSKGISERRVVYRHGLRSALTPVVTQFGIDLGQLVGGVVVTETVFSIDGLGKTAIDAINQQDLPVIIGIVIFASVAVIVANLLVDIAYAVLDPRVRLN
- a CDS encoding ABC transporter permease translates to MSTTESPYELQAEQPKASIEGRSPWRLAWERLRRDRVALICFVVIVLIVAIAIFAPLVAAITGHGVNTQYRTNGLTPDGMPKGPSSEFWLGTDDLGRDILVRIAYGARISLLVGVVATGITVAIGVVVGLAAGYFGGVVDTLLARLVDVVLSFPFMLFALALVSITGPSLKVVIIAISAFSWASVARIVRGQVLSIREREFVEAARSLGASDSRIMFVDVLPNILAPVIVYTTLLIPTVIVVEATLSFLGMGVPEPTPTWGGMLNESIAYYQVAWWFIMFPGLALLATTLAFNLLGDGVRDAFDPSSDRLLVTNEQNAKGE
- a CDS encoding ABC transporter ATP-binding protein; protein product: MNASDTSNSTPRATATPRGGTDHDVLLEVNDLHKWFPVRSDRLFRRGKEHVQAVDGVDLQVRAGETLGLVGETGCGKSTLARCMTRLYDVTSGRITFDGTDITSLSRRELRPMRREIQMIFQDPYGSLNPRRRVGSIIGDPFSIHGVGDGPERKRKVQELMELVGLNPEHYNRFPAEFSGGQRQRIGVARALAMRPKLIVCDEPVSALDVSIQAQIINLLADLQQEFNLTYVFIAHDLSVVRHVSDRIAVMYLGKVIEVADADNLHAAPRHPYTNALLSAVPLADPDLADRRERIILRGDVPSPLNPPSGCRFHPRCPKAADTCAGEVPPLITRLDDGPDHLAACHFPVQIGESLVEARPTIAAERTEFAPELVNGDQS